A window from Culex pipiens pallens isolate TS chromosome 3, TS_CPP_V2, whole genome shotgun sequence encodes these proteins:
- the LOC120430205 gene encoding macrophage mannose receptor 1-like — MVPKMNVKILLIVIVCTFIINSVDSCDRRRKSFHVYYDRYVDFLGAWSACHSFGQRLATITSEDDARLLKQAIAKTARTSIFYVAGYDTGYNGKWVWFPSNTEITGYSNWYTGLPDLHGERCLEIGRFGGITWNDISCCTHLHYICEESSTFSDSFEIMDPGPNLVKRYYVHYDKHVDFLGAWNACLRYGQRLATVTSQEEANLLQETLDKVPRKSIYYIAGIDTNGDNKNWVWVSRNNAKVAGYTNWHLGQPDNVYDRCIEVGRYGKWTWNDVNCCTPLYYICED; from the exons ATGGTTCCAAAAATGAACGTCAAAATACTGTTGATCGTAATAGTTTGTACATTTATAATAAACTCGGTTGATTCCTGTGACCGCCGACGCAAAAGCTTCCACGTGTACTACGACCGGTACGTGGACTTTCTGGGAGCATGGAGCGCCTGTCACAGTTTTGGCCAACGGTTGGCCACCATCACCTCGGAGGACGACGCCCGGTTGCTGAAGCAGGCCATTGCCAAAACGGCCCGAACGTCGATCTTCTACGTCGCTGGGTACGATACGGGATATAATGGGAAGTGGGTGTGGTTTCCGTCGAATACGGAGATCACTGGATACTCGAACTGGTACACGGGACTGCCGGATCTTCACGGCGAACGCTGTCTGGAGATTGGCCGGTTCGGGGGAATTACTTGGAACGATATCAGCTGTTGCACGCATTTGCATTACATTTgcgaagag AGTTCAACCTTTTCAGATTCGTTCGAAATTATGGACCCTGGTCCCAACCTGGTGAAACGATACTACGTGCATTACGATAAGCACGTGGACTTTCTCGGTGCGTGGAATGCTTGCCTCCGGTATGGCCAACGGTTGGCAACGGTAACCTCGCAGGAAGAAGCGAACCTGCTACAGGAGACGCTGGACAAGGTTCCTCGAAAGTCCATCTATTACATTGCCGGGATAGACACGAACGGAGATAATAAGAACTGGGTTTGGGTGTCGAGAAATAACGCCAAGGTAGCCGGGTACACCAATTGGCACCTTGGCCAGCCGGATAATGTGTACGATCGGTGCATCGAAGTTGGACGGTACGGGAAGTGGACCTGGAACGATGTCAACTGTTGCACGCCACTCTATTATATTTGTGAAGATTAA
- the LOC120430209 gene encoding C-type lectin mannose-binding isoform-like gives MHSLQIETLLLICFVCSAASEILAGQTVKDILTKHKCLCPCGKDWDATKGFVVPFEEGNWFEAVSYCASQGMSMLQLRDKFDSQDLKQWLDDHGYGAGQNFWIGANDLAKPGLFRWGLTANEVTFSKWARGEPNFITVRGETEHCVELNPNTMEWNDSGCSKRMHFICETFSN, from the exons ATGCATTCATTGCAAATTGAAACTCTacttttgatatgttttgtatGTTCTGCTGCTTCAGAAATACTCGCAGGTCAAACTGTTAAGG ACATTCTAACAAAGCACAAATGTCTATGCCCTTGTGGAAAAGACTGGGATGCCACGAAAGGATTTGTCGTTCCGTTTGAG GAAGGCAATTGGTTCGAAGCAGTGTCCTACTGCGCTAGTCAGGGAATGTCTATGCTGCAACTGCGCGACAAGTTCGACAGCCAGGATCTGAAGCAATGGCTCGACGACCACGGGTATGGAGCGGGGCAAAACTTTTGGATCGGCGCCAACGACTTGGCCAAACCGGGGCTGTTTCGGTGGGGGCTGACGGCTAACGAGGTGACTTTTAGCAAGTGGGCCCGCGGAGAACCGAACTTTATTACCGTCCGAGGAGAAACCGAACACTGCGTCGAGCTGAATCCCAACACGATGGAGTGGAACGATTCGGGATGTTCGAAGCGGATGCACTTTATTTGTGAAACATTCTCGAATTAG